The Eurosta solidaginis isolate ZX-2024a chromosome 4, ASM4086904v1, whole genome shotgun sequence genome includes a window with the following:
- the ben gene encoding ubiquitin-conjugating enzyme E2 N, protein MSSLPRRIVKETQRLMQEPVPGINAIPDENNARYFHVIVTGPNDSPFEGGVFKLELFLPEDYPMSAPKVRFITKIYHPNIDRLGRICLDVLKDKWSPALQIRTILLSIQALLSAPNPDDPLANDVAELWKVNEAEAIRNAREWTQKYAVED, encoded by the coding sequence atgtCCAGCCTCCCACGTCGTATAGTCAAGGAAACCCAACGCTTGATGCAAGAACCTGTGCCCGGCATCAATGCCATTCCTGATGAAAACAATGCACGTTACTTTCATGTCATCGTTACTGGTCCAAATGATTCACCCTTCGAAGGTGGTGTCTTTAAGCTTGAGTTATTTCTGCCCGAAGATTACCCGATGTCAGCACCAAAAGTACGTTTCATAACAAAAATCTATCACCCGAATATTGATCGTTTGGGACGCATTTGTTTGGATGTACTTAAAGATAAATGGAGCCCGGCATTACAAATACGTACAATTTTGCTTTCCATCCAAGCGCTTTTAAGTGCACCTAATCCAGATGATCCATTAGCAAATGATGTTGCCGAGTTGTGGAAGGTGAACGAAGCTGAAGCCATAAGAAATGCACGTGAATGGACTCAAAAATATGCTGTCGAAGACTGA